A region from the Hypericibacter adhaerens genome encodes:
- a CDS encoding DUF6504 family protein, with protein sequence MKRVVSLWLPHWATDRLKIASRRAEAVAVHREVRLGKVRLNEPRLDWGPESARPLVTVAAANGRALLAAVDEQASAVGLMPGMVLADARALMPDLAVRPSRPEKDAAALAQLADWCARFSPWVAVDGADGLLLDITGCAHLFGGEAKMLEDLAQRLRRFGYQARLAVADTPGAAWAAARYARGARPKDSVILPPGGTREAIAALPVAALRLSPAQADELERLGLKTIAELYPLPRAGLLRRFGPEPARRLDQALGRIDESINPRLPASPHEARLAFAEPILEAAAIAAALDRMLGGLCGHLASEQLGARQLRLALFRVDGSLQHVAIGTSRPNRDPQALRRLFAPSFDKLDPGFGIEAMSLIVTQAEPLEDLQLVLAQARVRTQEQARADKQIRTGPAKIQAPIESAEVLEERAIERAVDEAALAALADLFANGRLGNESQPVRLVRPVPQESHLPERAVTPAPALAGRKDRWSEAALAAVRPVRLLPRPEPLETDETAPELLPASFRWRARPHRIRLAEGPERIEPEWWRPAATNVTAGSRDYYRVEDSEGRRFWLYHERTVSRWYLHGLFA encoded by the coding sequence GTGAAACGGGTGGTCTCACTGTGGCTGCCGCATTGGGCGACCGACCGGCTCAAGATCGCGTCGCGGCGCGCTGAGGCGGTCGCGGTTCATCGTGAGGTCCGGCTGGGCAAGGTCCGGCTGAACGAGCCGCGCCTGGATTGGGGCCCGGAATCGGCTCGCCCGCTGGTGACGGTCGCGGCGGCGAACGGCCGCGCGCTCTTGGCCGCGGTCGACGAGCAGGCTTCGGCGGTGGGCCTCATGCCCGGCATGGTGCTGGCCGATGCCCGCGCGCTCATGCCCGATCTCGCGGTGCGGCCGAGCCGGCCCGAGAAGGACGCGGCGGCCCTGGCCCAGCTCGCCGACTGGTGCGCGCGCTTCAGCCCCTGGGTCGCGGTCGACGGCGCCGACGGGCTTCTGCTCGACATCACCGGCTGCGCCCATCTCTTCGGTGGCGAAGCGAAGATGCTCGAGGATCTGGCGCAGCGCCTGCGCCGCTTCGGCTATCAGGCGCGGCTCGCCGTGGCCGACACGCCCGGCGCCGCCTGGGCCGCCGCGCGCTATGCCCGGGGCGCGCGGCCGAAAGATTCCGTGATCCTGCCGCCGGGCGGCACCCGCGAGGCGATCGCGGCCCTGCCGGTCGCCGCCCTGCGCCTCTCGCCGGCCCAGGCCGACGAGCTGGAACGGCTGGGGCTCAAGACCATCGCCGAGCTCTATCCGCTGCCGCGCGCCGGCTTGCTGCGCCGCTTCGGGCCGGAGCCCGCGCGCCGGCTCGACCAGGCGCTGGGGCGGATCGACGAGTCGATCAATCCGCGCCTGCCCGCGAGCCCGCACGAGGCGCGGCTCGCCTTCGCCGAGCCGATCCTCGAGGCGGCGGCGATCGCGGCGGCGCTCGATCGCATGCTGGGCGGGCTCTGCGGCCATCTGGCCTCCGAGCAGCTCGGCGCCCGTCAGCTTCGCCTGGCGCTGTTCCGCGTCGATGGCAGCCTGCAGCATGTCGCGATCGGCACCAGCCGCCCCAATCGCGATCCGCAGGCACTGCGCCGCCTGTTCGCGCCCTCCTTCGACAAGCTCGATCCCGGCTTCGGCATCGAGGCCATGAGCCTGATCGTGACGCAGGCGGAGCCGCTCGAGGACCTGCAGCTCGTGCTGGCCCAGGCCAGGGTTCGTACGCAAGAACAGGCCCGGGCGGACAAGCAGATCCGGACCGGGCCCGCGAAAATCCAGGCGCCGATCGAATCCGCGGAGGTGCTCGAGGAACGAGCCATCGAACGCGCGGTCGACGAGGCGGCGCTCGCGGCCCTGGCTGACCTCTTCGCCAATGGCCGCTTGGGCAACGAGTCCCAGCCGGTGCGCCTGGTGCGGCCCGTGCCGCAGGAAAGCCATCTGCCCGAACGTGCCGTGACGCCGGCGCCGGCCCTGGCCGGCAGGAAAGATCGCTGGAGCGAGGCGGCCCTCGCCGCGGTCCGCCCGGTGCGGCTGCTGCCGCGTCCCGAGCCGCTCGAGACCGACGAGACGGCGCCCGAGCTGCTGCCGGCCTCGTTCCGCTGGCGCGCGCGGCCGCACCGCATCCGTCTCGCCGAGGGGCCCGAGCGCATCGAACCCGAATGGTGGCGGCCGGCGGCCACGAACGTCACCGCCGGCAGCCGCGACTATTACCGCGTCGAGGACAGCGAAGGCCGCCGCTTCTGGCTCTACCACGAGCGCACCGTCTCGCGCTGGTACCTGCACGGGCTGTTCGCATGA
- a CDS encoding error-prone DNA polymerase, with protein sequence MPLSSPPYAELACVTNFSFLRGASHPSELVKQAAELGLQALAIADRNSLAGVVRAHDAARELKFRIIPGARLVLRDGAEIVALPTDRAAYGRLSRLLTLGKMRAEKGQCHLDLDDLLGHGAGMMLIVLPGTDPGPLEELTALESRLRQLAAAFPGAVFLAGQHHLRGNDEAWIERLNRLAESCNTPLVASNDVHYHAPERRILQDVLTCIREGCTIDEAGYRLFANAERHLKSPAEMARLFARWPEAVARTVEIAERCRFSLDELRYEYPDELTTGGRTPQQELEKLAREGARWRYAGGVPEKIQKALDHELALIASLDYAPYFLTVYDLVRFAKEQTPPILCQGRGSAANSTVCYCLGVTSVDPATIDLLFERFISAERREPPDIDVDFEHERREEVIQYVYRKYGRDRAGIAATVISYRSRSALREVGKAMGLSLDLVGALSGQVWAPTYGKGTSFLDESRLREHGLDPADSRLTLTLALARELKGFPRHLSQHVGGFVISRGLLSELVPIENAAMADRTFIEWDKDDLMALGLMKVDVLALGMLTCTAKSFDLLRRHYGKSFDLATLSPDDPTVYEMLGRADSIGVFQVESRAQMTMLPRLKPRNFYDLVIEVAIVRPGPIQGDMVHPYLRRRDGIEPVSYPSRELEQVLGKTLGVPLFQEQAMRIAIVAAGFTPDESDRLRRAMATFRHVGTIHMFERKLIEGMVANGYERAFAERCFNQIKGFGEYGFPESHAASFAHLVYVSAWIKCHYPEIFACAILNSQPMGFYAPAQLVRDAIEHGVEVRPVDVNFSEWDCTLELGATSDGRSLSAVNDGRPANPVVHGEGRRIEQEIIQGGQPAPGTKRRPLALRLGFRQVKGLGQGEMETLAAARGNGFGDPNALWRRSGLPERTLAILARADAFRSMGLDRREALWAVKGLPSAPLPLFEASLAEEQGEEAAVDLPRLTEGEHVAEDYASQQLSLKRHPMALLREVMTARGYRPCARLKETADGTTLSVAGLVLVRQRPGTASGVIFATLEDETGIANIVIWPRTFERYRRELLGSNLLGVTGKLQREGEVIHLVADRLVDLTRHLTDMADPDLPPAASLARADEVRKPGQDARNREVGERARQIQDRSYPSRNFH encoded by the coding sequence ATGCCCTTGTCCTCACCACCCTATGCCGAGCTCGCCTGCGTCACGAACTTCTCCTTCCTGCGCGGGGCATCGCATCCGAGCGAGCTGGTCAAGCAGGCGGCGGAACTGGGGCTGCAGGCGCTCGCGATCGCCGACCGCAACAGCCTCGCGGGCGTGGTGCGCGCGCATGATGCGGCCCGCGAGCTGAAATTCCGCATCATCCCCGGTGCGCGGCTGGTCTTGCGGGACGGGGCGGAGATCGTGGCGCTGCCGACCGATCGCGCCGCCTATGGCCGCCTGTCGCGGCTTTTGACTCTGGGCAAGATGCGGGCCGAGAAGGGCCAGTGCCATCTCGATCTCGACGACCTGCTGGGGCATGGCGCCGGCATGATGCTGATCGTCCTGCCCGGTACCGATCCGGGGCCCTTGGAGGAACTGACCGCCCTCGAATCCCGGCTGCGGCAACTGGCGGCGGCCTTTCCCGGCGCCGTGTTTCTTGCAGGCCAGCATCATTTGCGGGGCAACGACGAGGCCTGGATCGAGCGGCTGAACCGGCTGGCCGAGAGTTGCAACACGCCGCTCGTTGCCAGCAACGACGTGCATTACCACGCGCCCGAGCGCCGCATCCTGCAGGATGTGCTGACCTGCATCCGCGAGGGCTGCACCATCGACGAGGCGGGCTACCGTCTCTTCGCCAATGCCGAGCGCCATCTGAAATCGCCGGCGGAGATGGCGCGGCTCTTCGCGCGCTGGCCCGAGGCGGTCGCGCGCACGGTCGAGATCGCCGAGCGCTGCCGCTTCAGCCTCGACGAGCTGCGTTACGAATATCCCGACGAGCTCACGACCGGGGGCCGCACGCCGCAGCAGGAGCTGGAGAAGCTGGCCCGGGAGGGAGCCCGCTGGCGCTATGCCGGTGGCGTGCCGGAGAAGATCCAGAAGGCGCTGGACCACGAGCTCGCCCTCATCGCCAGCCTCGATTACGCGCCCTATTTCCTCACCGTCTACGATCTGGTGCGTTTCGCGAAGGAGCAGACGCCGCCGATCCTCTGCCAGGGCCGCGGCTCGGCTGCCAATTCCACGGTCTGCTATTGCCTCGGCGTCACCTCGGTCGATCCGGCGACGATCGATCTCCTGTTCGAGCGCTTCATCAGCGCCGAGCGCCGCGAGCCGCCCGATATCGACGTCGATTTCGAGCATGAGCGGCGTGAGGAGGTGATCCAGTATGTCTACCGGAAATACGGCCGCGACCGCGCCGGCATCGCCGCCACGGTGATCTCCTATCGCAGCCGCTCGGCCCTGCGCGAGGTCGGCAAGGCCATGGGCCTCTCGCTCGACCTGGTCGGCGCGCTTTCGGGCCAGGTCTGGGCGCCGACTTATGGCAAGGGCACGAGCTTCCTCGACGAGTCGCGCCTGCGCGAGCACGGATTGGATCCGGCCGATTCCCGTCTGACCCTGACGCTGGCGCTCGCGCGCGAGCTCAAGGGGTTCCCGCGTCATCTCTCGCAGCATGTCGGCGGCTTCGTCATCAGCCGCGGTCTCCTGAGCGAGCTGGTGCCGATCGAGAACGCGGCGATGGCGGACCGTACCTTCATCGAATGGGACAAGGACGACCTCATGGCGCTGGGCCTCATGAAGGTCGATGTGCTGGCGCTGGGCATGCTGACCTGCACCGCCAAGAGCTTCGATCTGTTGCGCCGGCATTACGGCAAGAGCTTCGATCTCGCGACTCTGTCGCCGGACGATCCGACCGTCTATGAGATGCTGGGCCGGGCCGATTCCATCGGCGTGTTCCAGGTCGAGAGCCGCGCGCAGATGACGATGCTGCCGCGGCTCAAGCCCCGGAATTTCTACGATCTGGTGATCGAGGTGGCGATCGTGCGGCCCGGTCCGATTCAGGGCGACATGGTGCATCCTTACTTGCGCCGACGCGACGGCATCGAGCCGGTGAGCTACCCCTCCCGCGAGCTGGAACAGGTGCTAGGCAAGACCCTGGGCGTGCCGCTGTTCCAGGAACAGGCGATGCGCATCGCCATCGTCGCGGCGGGATTCACGCCCGACGAATCCGACCGGCTGCGCCGCGCCATGGCGACCTTCCGCCATGTCGGCACCATCCATATGTTCGAGCGGAAGCTGATCGAGGGCATGGTCGCCAACGGCTATGAGCGCGCGTTCGCGGAACGCTGCTTCAACCAGATCAAGGGATTCGGCGAATATGGTTTTCCGGAGAGCCACGCCGCGAGCTTCGCGCATCTGGTCTATGTCTCGGCCTGGATCAAATGCCATTACCCCGAGATCTTCGCCTGCGCGATCCTCAACAGCCAGCCGATGGGCTTCTACGCGCCGGCGCAGCTCGTGCGCGACGCGATCGAGCATGGCGTCGAGGTGCGGCCCGTCGACGTGAATTTCAGCGAGTGGGATTGTACTCTTGAATTAGGCGCCACGAGCGATGGCCGCTCTTTGTCAGCCGTGAACGACGGCCGCCCCGCCAACCCCGTCGTTCACGGCGAAGGAAGAAGGATCGAGCAGGAGATCATCCAGGGCGGCCAGCCGGCGCCGGGCACGAAGCGGCGGCCCTTGGCGCTGCGGCTCGGATTCCGCCAGGTGAAGGGGCTGGGCCAGGGCGAGATGGAGACGCTGGCGGCGGCGCGCGGCAACGGCTTCGGCGACCCCAATGCGCTCTGGCGGCGCAGCGGATTGCCGGAACGAACGCTGGCGATCCTCGCGCGCGCCGACGCCTTCCGCTCGATGGGGCTCGATCGCCGCGAGGCGCTCTGGGCGGTCAAGGGTCTGCCGTCGGCGCCCTTGCCTTTGTTCGAGGCGAGCCTCGCGGAGGAGCAGGGCGAGGAGGCGGCGGTCGATCTGCCGCGCCTGACCGAGGGCGAGCATGTGGCCGAGGACTATGCCAGCCAGCAATTGTCGCTCAAACGCCACCCGATGGCGCTGCTGCGCGAGGTCATGACGGCGCGGGGCTACCGGCCCTGCGCCCGCCTCAAGGAAACGGCGGACGGCACGACGCTCAGCGTGGCCGGCCTCGTGCTGGTGCGCCAGCGGCCCGGCACGGCGAGCGGCGTGATCTTCGCCACGCTCGAGGACGAGACCGGGATCGCCAACATCGTCATCTGGCCCCGGACCTTCGAGCGCTACCGCCGCGAGCTCCTGGGTTCGAACCTGCTCGGCGTCACCGGCAAGCTGCAGCGCGAGGGCGAGGTGATCCATCTGGTGGCCGACCGCCTGGTCGACCTGACCCGGCACCTGACCGACATGGCCGACCCCGACCTGCCGCCGGCCGCGAGCCTCGCCCGCGCCGACGAGGTCAGGAAGCCCGGCCAGGACGCGCGCAACCGCGAGGTCGGCGAGCGGGCGCGCCAGATCCAGGACCGGTCATACCCGTCGCGGAATTTCCACTGA
- a CDS encoding OsmC family protein, producing the protein MKVTRRGSAAWQGGLKDGKGSISTESGALKAYPYGFASRFEGQKGSNPEELIGAAHAACFTMALSLILGEAKLTATQMDTSAEVTLEQVGGSYAITSSKLTLKAKIPGADNATFQQLAARAKAGCPVSKLFKAEITLDAQLIP; encoded by the coding sequence ATGAAAGTCACGAGGCGCGGGTCGGCGGCCTGGCAGGGCGGGCTCAAGGACGGCAAGGGCAGCATCTCGACCGAGAGCGGCGCCCTCAAGGCCTATCCCTATGGCTTCGCCAGCCGGTTCGAGGGGCAGAAGGGCAGCAACCCCGAGGAGCTGATCGGCGCCGCCCATGCCGCCTGCTTCACCATGGCGCTGTCGCTGATCCTGGGCGAGGCCAAGCTCACCGCCACGCAGATGGATACCAGCGCCGAAGTCACGCTCGAGCAGGTCGGCGGCAGCTATGCCATCACCTCCTCGAAGCTCACCTTGAAGGCCAAGATTCCCGGCGCCGACAACGCGACCTTCCAGCAGTTGGCGGCGCGGGCCAAGGCCGGCTGCCCGGTCTCCAAGCTGTTCAAGGCCGAGATCACGCTCGACGCCCAGCTGATCCCGTGA